In Streptomyces canus, one DNA window encodes the following:
- a CDS encoding peptidoglycan-binding domain-containing protein, with protein sequence MAESNGHLCPECGAPRGADNTPSCGCTQRASDALRDARTAEAAAAEDFDPLRIRPYVELDDETAPVPKAPAPDVTMPLRVPAPPPTVPSRIDLNLFEVEAEATAPGRTSDEPPRRTRRRTVLLATAAAVVTVAAATAFAGGLFTYESPVRDEAARGDVRPAVPDATTTAASASPSTAAASVRPSSAPPSATASASPSASPSPSRSSASPSPSLSTTPPATPTASAATDAAAGSDAAREAAPQVLRRGSEGPEVVELELRLTQIGLYARKASGHYNEGVEDAVSTYQWQRGIQVAEHGVYDLATRERLESETTEP encoded by the coding sequence ATGGCGGAGTCGAACGGCCATCTGTGCCCGGAGTGCGGGGCACCGAGAGGGGCCGACAACACCCCGTCCTGCGGGTGCACCCAGCGCGCGTCGGACGCACTGCGGGACGCACGTACGGCGGAGGCGGCCGCGGCGGAGGACTTCGATCCGCTGCGCATACGGCCGTACGTGGAGTTGGACGACGAGACCGCACCGGTGCCGAAGGCGCCCGCGCCGGACGTCACGATGCCGCTGCGCGTGCCGGCACCGCCGCCGACCGTCCCGAGCCGCATCGACCTGAACCTGTTCGAGGTGGAGGCCGAGGCCACCGCACCCGGCCGCACCAGCGACGAGCCGCCGCGCCGCACCCGACGCCGTACCGTCCTCCTCGCCACCGCCGCGGCGGTCGTGACGGTGGCCGCCGCGACCGCCTTCGCCGGCGGGCTGTTCACGTACGAGTCACCGGTGCGGGACGAGGCGGCACGGGGCGACGTACGACCGGCGGTCCCCGATGCGACGACGACCGCGGCGTCGGCGTCCCCGTCCACGGCCGCGGCGTCCGTACGGCCGTCCTCCGCACCCCCGTCCGCCACGGCGAGCGCGAGCCCGTCGGCCTCCCCGTCCCCGTCGAGGTCCAGCGCCTCGCCCAGCCCGTCGCTGTCCACCACGCCCCCGGCGACCCCGACGGCCTCCGCCGCGACGGATGCGGCGGCCGGGTCCGACGCGGCACGCGAGGCGGCTCCGCAGGTTCTGCGGCGCGGGTCCGAGGGGCCGGAGGTCGTCGAGCTCGAGCTGCGGCTCACCCAGATCGGGCTGTACGCGCGCAAGGCGAGCGGGCACTACAACGAGGGGGTCGAGGACGCGGTCTCCACGTATCAGTGGCAGCGGGGGATCCAGGTGGCGGAGCACGGGGTGTACGACCTGGCGACCCGGGAGCGGCTGGAGTCGGAGACGACGGAGCCGTAG
- a CDS encoding HAD-IA family hydrolase — protein sequence MTATAAPTVLTARALLLDMDGTLVNSDAVVERVWRRWADRHGLDADEVMKVVHGRQGHASMAVLLPDRPMEQNLADNARMLAEETADMDGVVAIPGAPEFLAALRGLPHALVTSADVPLSTARMAAAGLGLPDVRVTAESVGASKPDPEGFLKGAAELGVAPADCIVFEDSGAGIAAGKAAGMRVVGVGERAAVHGPDVVVADLTQVRIEPGEDGTLRLSVG from the coding sequence ATGACGGCCACCGCCGCCCCCACCGTGCTCACCGCCCGCGCCCTCCTGCTCGACATGGACGGCACCCTCGTCAACTCCGACGCCGTCGTGGAGCGCGTCTGGCGCCGCTGGGCCGATCGCCACGGACTGGACGCCGACGAGGTCATGAAGGTCGTCCACGGCCGCCAGGGGCACGCGTCGATGGCGGTCCTGCTGCCCGACCGGCCCATGGAGCAGAACCTCGCGGACAACGCGCGCATGCTCGCGGAGGAGACCGCCGACATGGACGGTGTCGTGGCGATACCGGGGGCGCCCGAGTTCCTGGCCGCCCTGCGGGGGCTGCCGCACGCGCTGGTGACCTCGGCCGACGTCCCGCTGTCCACGGCCCGGATGGCGGCCGCGGGGCTCGGGCTGCCCGATGTCCGTGTCACCGCCGAGTCCGTGGGGGCGAGCAAGCCGGACCCCGAGGGCTTTCTGAAGGGTGCGGCGGAGCTGGGTGTGGCGCCCGCCGACTGCATCGTCTTCGAGGACTCCGGGGCGGGAATCGCCGCCGGGAAGGCGGCCGGGATGAGGGTCGTGGGAGTCGGGGAGCGAGCCGCGGTGCACGGGCCGGATGTGGTGGTGGCGGATCTGACACAGGTGCGGATCGAGCCGGGGGAGGACGGCACGCTTCGGCTCTCCGTCGGGTAG